From the genome of Sinanaerobacter sp. ZZT-01:
CAAGCTTCCCGCATACACCTTCTCAAGGAAATTTTCCGTTTCTTCTAACGCTGTTTCTACTCTTTCGACAATCGGATAATATTGCTTCGCTCTTACCCCTTCCTCATATTTCACAGCTCCCTTTGCTTCCATTCGCCCAAGCATGGTAATAATCGTGTGCTTACTCCAGTCTTTGGATTCTTTTAACTCCGCTGTAAGCTGTGTAATGGTTTTAGGCGCTTCATTCCATAGT
Proteins encoded in this window:
- a CDS encoding BlaI/MecI/CopY family transcriptional regulator, with protein sequence MKKINLSDGEWNIMNILWNEAPKTITQLTAELKESKDWSKHTIITMLGRMEAKGAVKYEEGVRAKQYYPIVERVETALEETENFLEKVYAGSLGLMVNTMVEKNTLSKKEIDELYAILKRAEEEAE